In methanogenic archaeon ISO4-H5, the following are encoded in one genomic region:
- a CDS encoding 3-isopropylmalate dehydratase large subunit LeuC — translation MGKTIAEKILSAHSHTDAKAGQIVVADVDYVMVNDVTGPIAFRKYDEIGNGKMFKERMVLIPDHYVPNKDIASAIQAKEMRDFVKKHDLPNYFEVGKGGVCHQLMVEEGFAAPGRLIVGADSHTCTYGAVNALSTGIGSTEAGVVFATGKLWFKVPESIKVILHGKFRKYVGGKDLVLKIISDIGVDGANYKAFEFCGEGVHNMSVPDRLAVSNMAIEAGGKAGIFPCDEKTKEYIKDFVRGEYTPVEADPDAEYCRTLEYNLDELESMVAFPHLPSNGHKVKDVDVKIDQAYLGSCTNGRIEDMRVAAEIIKGKKVADGVRFIVVPASQRVYRAMVDEGLMDIFLDAGAFVSGPTCGACLGGYMGILAAGERSVSSTNRNFIGRMGDKASEVYLAGPEVVAASAIAGRIVTPAQLEGN, via the coding sequence ATGGGAAAGACAATCGCAGAGAAGATCCTGTCCGCGCATTCGCACACCGATGCCAAAGCGGGACAGATCGTGGTCGCCGATGTTGACTACGTGATGGTCAACGACGTCACCGGCCCCATCGCATTCAGGAAATACGACGAGATCGGCAACGGGAAGATGTTCAAGGAGAGGATGGTCCTCATCCCTGACCACTATGTTCCCAACAAGGACATCGCATCTGCCATCCAGGCCAAGGAGATGAGGGATTTCGTGAAGAAGCACGACCTCCCCAATTACTTCGAGGTCGGGAAGGGCGGAGTCTGCCACCAGCTCATGGTCGAGGAGGGTTTCGCCGCTCCCGGCAGGCTCATCGTCGGAGCTGACTCCCACACCTGCACTTACGGTGCTGTTAACGCTCTCTCCACCGGAATCGGATCCACCGAGGCCGGAGTGGTGTTCGCCACCGGCAAGCTGTGGTTCAAGGTTCCCGAGTCTATCAAGGTCATCCTCCACGGCAAATTCAGGAAATACGTGGGAGGAAAGGACCTCGTGCTGAAGATCATCAGCGACATCGGGGTAGATGGTGCTAACTACAAAGCGTTCGAGTTCTGCGGAGAGGGTGTGCACAACATGTCCGTCCCCGACAGGCTCGCCGTCTCCAACATGGCGATCGAGGCCGGCGGAAAGGCCGGAATCTTCCCCTGCGACGAGAAGACGAAAGAATACATCAAGGACTTCGTGAGGGGAGAGTACACTCCCGTCGAGGCAGACCCGGATGCGGAGTACTGCAGGACCCTGGAGTACAACCTCGACGAGCTGGAGAGTATGGTGGCATTCCCCCACCTCCCCTCCAACGGCCACAAGGTAAAGGACGTCGATGTGAAGATCGACCAGGCCTACCTCGGAAGCTGCACTAACGGGCGTATCGAGGATATGAGGGTCGCTGCCGAGATCATCAAAGGAAAGAAGGTGGCGGATGGCGTCCGCTTCATCGTCGTCCCGGCATCCCAGAGGGTCTACCGCGCCATGGTGGACGAGGGACTGATGGACATCTTCCTCGATGCAGGAGCATTCGTCTCCGGACCCACCTGCGGAGCATGTCTCGGAGGATACATGGGAATCCTCGCCGCCGGCGAGAGATCCGTCTCCTCCACTAACAGGAACTTCATCGGAAGGATGGGCGACAAGGCCTCTGAGGTCTATCTCGCCGGACCGGAGGTAGTAGCTGCATCCGCCATCGCGGGAAGGATCGTCACACCCGCACAGCTGGAGGGAAACTGA
- a CDS encoding 3-isopropylmalate dehydratase small subunit LeuD — protein sequence MTDKIEGKAWKFGDDVDTDQIIPAERLVSSNLDHLNDFIFEKVRPGFGPTVKKGDVLVAGKNFGCGSSREHAPLSLMEAGFSVIIAESFARIFYRNSMNIGLLLVECKTDIPEGDVVAVDIDKGIVKDVTSGKEWSFEKYPGFIGELVKAGGLVNLVKEGKF from the coding sequence ATGACCGATAAGATTGAAGGAAAGGCATGGAAGTTCGGCGACGATGTAGATACTGATCAGATCATCCCCGCCGAGAGGCTGGTGTCCTCCAACCTCGACCACCTGAACGACTTCATCTTCGAGAAGGTTAGGCCCGGCTTCGGACCCACCGTGAAGAAGGGGGACGTCCTGGTGGCAGGCAAGAACTTCGGATGCGGATCGTCCAGGGAGCATGCGCCCCTCTCGCTCATGGAAGCGGGATTCAGCGTCATCATCGCAGAATCGTTTGCCCGTATCTTCTACAGGAACTCCATGAACATCGGACTGCTCCTGGTCGAGTGCAAGACCGACATCCCCGAGGGGGATGTGGTGGCAGTCGACATCGATAAGGGAATAGTGAAGGATGTCACCTCCGGCAAGGAGTGGTCCTTCGAGAAGTACCCCGGATTCATCGGCGAACTGGTGAAGGCCGGAGGTCTCGTAAACCTCGTGAAGGAGGGTAAGTTCTGA